A stretch of Kaistella flava (ex Peng et al. 2021) DNA encodes these proteins:
- the dinB gene encoding DNA polymerase IV — translation MQSDRKIIHVDMDAFYASVEQHDNPELRGKPLAVGGGMHGVVAAASYEARKFGIRSAMPGKIALEKCPHLIVVKPRFARYKEISQQIRKIFYEFTDLVEPLSLDEAYLDVTENKKGIESAQEIARQIRSRIFEETGLTASAGISVNKFLAKVASDYRKPNGQKSIHPTQILEFMEKLPIEKFYGIGKVTANKMHELHIYTGKELKEKSLEELTRLFGKSGNYYYNVVRGIHHSEVKPHRIQKSVAVEETFWENLLDEESVFKQLQIISEELEGRLSKKEIKGKSLTLKIKYKDFTVYTRSKTQEVYFDNAQDFYETAQKLWELRPFDKPVRLLGLSLSNLNTQEKKQISVQLKIPFEEFDLD, via the coding sequence ATGCAATCTGACCGAAAAATAATTCATGTTGATATGGATGCGTTCTACGCTTCTGTGGAGCAACACGATAATCCCGAACTCCGCGGAAAACCTTTGGCCGTAGGTGGTGGAATGCATGGCGTGGTTGCAGCTGCAAGTTATGAAGCCAGAAAATTCGGAATCCGTTCTGCGATGCCTGGAAAAATTGCTTTAGAAAAATGCCCGCATTTAATTGTTGTTAAACCTCGTTTTGCTCGATACAAAGAAATTTCACAACAGATTAGAAAAATCTTTTATGAGTTCACCGATTTGGTCGAACCGCTTTCTTTAGATGAAGCCTATCTTGATGTTACTGAAAACAAAAAAGGAATTGAATCTGCACAGGAAATTGCACGACAAATAAGAAGCAGAATTTTCGAAGAAACTGGCCTTACTGCTTCTGCTGGAATTTCGGTGAATAAATTTCTGGCAAAAGTCGCGTCTGATTATCGCAAACCTAATGGACAGAAATCTATTCATCCGACTCAGATTTTGGAATTCATGGAAAAACTTCCAATTGAAAAATTCTACGGGATCGGAAAAGTGACGGCCAACAAAATGCATGAACTTCACATTTACACCGGAAAAGAATTAAAGGAAAAATCACTGGAAGAATTAACCCGCCTTTTCGGAAAATCAGGAAATTATTATTACAATGTCGTGAGAGGAATTCATCACAGCGAAGTAAAACCTCATCGCATCCAAAAAAGTGTAGCGGTTGAAGAAACCTTCTGGGAAAATCTTTTGGATGAAGAGTCTGTTTTTAAGCAATTACAAATTATCAGCGAAGAATTAGAAGGACGCCTTTCTAAAAAAGAAATTAAAGGAAAATCTTTAACACTGAAAATTAAATATAAAGATTTCACGGTTTACACCAGAAGTAAAACGCAGGAAGTTTATTTTGATAATGCTCAGGATTTCTACGAAACTGCACAGAAACTTTGGGAACTTCGCCCTTTTGACAAACCCG
- a CDS encoding type II toxin-antitoxin system RelE/ParE family toxin: MATRKINWTKEANFERKEILVYWINRNKSKSYSIKLNKLFINTLKQISDNPKIGRKTDFGNVRVKIVRDYLLFYEFDIKQIKVLSLWDGRRDDNTIPLK, from the coding sequence GTGGCTACAAGAAAAATAAATTGGACAAAAGAAGCCAACTTTGAAAGGAAGGAGATTCTTGTGTATTGGATTAATAGAAATAAATCTAAATCCTATAGTATTAAATTGAATAAACTATTCATAAATACTTTAAAACAAATTTCTGACAATCCAAAAATTGGTCGAAAAACAGACTTTGGAAATGTGCGAGTGAAAATTGTTCGAGATTATCTTCTTTTCTATGAATTTGATATAAAACAAATTAAAGTGTTATCTCTTTGGGATGGAAGAAGAGACGACAACACTATTCCACTAAAATAA